A window from Sebastes fasciatus isolate fSebFas1 chromosome 22, fSebFas1.pri, whole genome shotgun sequence encodes these proteins:
- the mfap3l gene encoding microfibrillar-associated protein 3-like, whose amino-acid sequence MTESPSPRVTHRQLEKMHWTGGYVFLVLASLIASHTGWALSVDTDGNRTESGNVTDGGFVPVVFTKVHQIIAREGTCALIDCNVTGEPFPSVQWFNSHGDRLDTEMNGEKWWLLDTGVLNITGIEFADRGKYTCMASNTHGSSNCTVTLRVVLHNGDMGVYYMVVCLVTFTIIMALNITRLCMMSSHLKKTEKAINDFFRTEGAEKLQKAFEIAKRIPIITSAKTLELAKVTQFKTMEFARYIEELARSIPLPPLIMNCRTFMEEILEVVGVEEMRHTFVRQAPEGCHETVSRAIGARDVFTILQERELERGRERERSESPAGDSDNSSVHEQPQHIAIQVSVHPQLAITNYCSIEAPPLPEAAPSSPPPSSPPPLDPLDHEEQPEAEAEQDDDDQAAPEPTNDTPPCQVFYESHV is encoded by the exons ATGACAGAGTCTCCTTCCCCTCGGGTGACGCACCGACAGTTGGAGAAAATGCACTGGACCGGCGGATACGTTTTTTTGGTCTTGGCCTCCCTTATCGCCTCTCACACCGGCTGGGCCTTATCGGTGGACACGGATGGAAACCGTACGGAAAGTGGCAACGTGACAGACGGCGGATTTGTCCCAGTTGTGTTCACAAAAGTGCACCAGATAATTGCCCGTGAGGGAACCTGCGCGCTGATTGATTGCAATGTCACCGGAGAGCCGTTCCCCAGTGTTCAGTGGTTCAACTCCCATGGAGACCGTCTGGACACGGAGATGAATG GTGAGAAGTGGTGGCTGCTGGACACTGGTGTCCTCAACATCACCGGCATCGAGTTTGCAGACCGCGGAAAGTACACCTGCATGGCGTCCAACACGCACGGCAGTTCCAACTGCACAGTGACGTTGCGCGTGGTCTTGCATAACGGCGACATGGGCGTGTATTACATGGTGGTGTGTCTGGtcaccttcaccatcatcatGGCCCTGAACATCACACGTCTCTGCATGATGAGCAGCCACCTGAAGAAGACGGAGAAAGCCATCAACGATTTCTTCCGCACCGAGGGCGCCGAGAAGCTGCAGAAGGCCTTCGAGATCGCCAAGCGAATTCCCATCATCACCTCGGCGAAGACGCTGGAGCTGGCCAAGGTGACGCAGTTCAAGACCATGGAGTTTGCGCGGTACATCGAGGAGCTGGCGCGCAGCATCCCGCTGCCGCCGCTCATCATGAACTGCCGCACTTTCATGGAGGAGATCCTGGAGGTGGTGGGGGTGGAGGAGATGAGGCACACCTTCGTCAGACAAGCGCCCGAGGGGTGCCACGAGACGGTGAGCAGGGCCATCGGGGCGAGAGACGTCTTCACCATCCTGCAGGAGAGGGAGTTAGAGCGAGGGCGGGAGAGGGAGCGCAGCGAATCCCCCGCCGGCGACTCGGACAACTCCTCAGTTCACGAGCAGCCGCAGCACATTGCCATCCAGGTGTCGGTCCACCCGCAGCTCGCCATCACCAACTACTGCAGCATCGAGGCTCCACCTCTGCCAGAGGCCGCACCCTCCTCGCCGCCACCTTCCTCCCCGCCACCGCTTGATCCTCTTGACCACGAGGAGCAGCCCGAGGCGGAGGCAGAGCAGGATGATGACGACCAGGCTGCGCCCGAACCGACAAATGATACCCCTCCCTGCCAGGTGTTTTATGAGAGCCACGTGTGA